From the Pseudomonas monsensis genome, the window ATCAATGATTGATATTTTTAACAACAAAGGTGTTGCATCATGTCGGTACCCCCGCGTGCCGTTCAGCTTAACGAAGCGAACGCGTTCCTTAAGGAACATCCTGAGGTTCTGTACGTTGACCTTCTGATTGCGGATATGAATGGTGTGGTGCGCGGCAAGCGCATCGAACGCACCAGCCTCCACAAGGTTTACGAGAAAGGCATCAACCTGCCGGCCTCTCTATTTGCTCTGGATATCAATGGCTCTACGGTGGAAAGCACCGGCCTGGGCCTGGACATCGGCGACGCCGACCGGATCTGCTATCCAATCCCCGACACCCTGTGCAACGAGCCATGGCAGAAGCGCCCTACCGCGCAACTGTTGATGACCATGCACGAACTCGAAGGCGATCCGTTCTTCGCCGATCCGCGCGAAGTGCTCCGTCAAGTTGTTGCAAAATTTGACGAGATGGGCTTGACCATCTGCGCCGCGTTCGAACTCGAGTTCTACCTGATCGACCAGGAAAACGTGAACGGCCGTCCACAGCCGCCACGCTCGCCTATCTCCGGCAAACGCCCACACTCGACTCAGGTCTACCTGATCGACGACCTCGACGAATACGTCGACTGCCTCCAGGACATTCTGGAAGGCGCCAAAGAGCAAGGCATTCCGGCCGATGCCATCGTCAAGGAAAGTGCCCCGGCGCAGTTCGAAGTGAACCTGCACCACGTCGCCGACCCGATCAAGGCGTGCGACTACGCGGTACTGCTCAAGCGTCTGATCAAGAACATCGCCTACGACCATGAAATGGACACCACCTTCATGGCCAAGCCGTACCCAGGCCAGGCAGGCAATGGTCTGCATGTGCACATTTCGGTACTCGACAAAGATGGCAAAAACATTTTTGCCAGCGAGGATCCCGAGCAGAACGCCGCGCTGCGTCACGCGATCGGCGGTGTGCTCGAGACCCTGCCGGCGCAGATGGCTTTCCTCTGCCCGAACGTCAACTCGTACCGTCGCTTCGGCGCGCAGTTCTATGTACCGAACTCGCCGTGCTGGGGCCTGGACAACCGCACCGTGGCGATCCGCGTTCCGACCGGTTCTGCCGATGCCGTGCGTATCGAACACCGCGTGGCCGGCGCCGACGCCAACCCGTACCTGCTGATGGCTTCGGTCCTGGCGGGTGTGCATCACGGTCTGGTGAACAAGATCGAACCGGGCGCTCCGGTCGAAGGCAACAGTTACGAGCAGAACGAACAAAGCCTGCCGAACAACCTGCGCGATGCACTGCGTGAGCTGGACGACAGCGAGGTGATGGCCAAGTACATCGATCCGAAATACATCGATATCTTCGTCGCCTGTAAAGAGAGCGAGCTGGAGGAGTTCGAACACTCCATTTCCGACCTCGAGTACAACTGGTACCTGCATACCGTTTAAACGGATTGCGAACCAGATAAAACGCCGTCGGCTCCTGCAGCCCACGGCGTTTTTTTATGACCAACCAGCCATCTCTGTTGATGGGGTGGATGGCCGCCTGCGGCGGATCGCTGGCAAGTCGAATCGTCGCACCGCAGCTCCCACAGGGTTCTGTTGGGTACTCAAAATGTGTGTTCTACACAGATCATTGTGGGAGCTGGCTTGCCAGCGATGGCGGTCGACAAGACAACACGGAACCCGGCTCGTACAATGCCCCCTGCCCCGCAGGAGACTTCCATGACGCGTCCCGCCCCCGTCCGCAAACCCCGTGCCCGCAGCCAGGCGCGGATCGATTCGATTCTCGACGCCGCGCGCACACTGCTGGCGGCCGAAGGCGTGGCCAGTCTGTCGATCTACAGCGTCGCCGAGCGCGCACAGATTCCGCCCTCCTCCGTGTACCACTTCTTCGCCAGCGTCCCGGCGCTGCTCGAAGCGCTGACCGCCGATGTGCACGCGGCCTTTCGCGCCTGCCTGCAAGCACCGATCGATCACCAGGCCCTGCGCGACTGGCGTGACCTGTCGCGGCTGATCGAACAGCGGATGCTGGAGATCTACGACGAAGACGCCGCCGCCCGCCAGTTGATCCTGGCGCAACATGGCCTGACCGAAGTGACCCAGGCCGACCGCCAGCACGACATCGAACTGGGCGACCTGATGCACAAGCTGTTCGATCATCACTTCGAATTGCCAAGGCTGCCGGAGGATGTCGATGTGTTTGCGCTGGCGATGGAGCTCGGCGACCGCGTGTATGCGCGCTCGGTGCAGCAGCACGGGCAGATCACGCCGCGCATGGCCGAGGAAGGGATGCGGGTGTTTGATGCCTATATCGGGTTGTATCTGCCGCCTTATCTGCCCAAAAGAAATCTCTAGCGCCCTCACCGACCCCTTCGCGAGCAAGCTCGCCCCCACAGTGATTTGTAGTGAACACAACATCTGTGAACGACACCGAACCTGTGGGAGCGAGCTTGCTCGCGAAGGCCGCGCCGCAGTTTTCAGATCAGGCACAAAAAACCCCGAAGGGCTCACGCCCTCCGGGGTTGTTTTTTACTCACAGGCTTACAACTTGGCGATCGACACCTCGGTGGATTTCACAAAGGCAATGACTTCGCTGCCCACCGCCAGTTCGAGCTCTTTGACCGAACGGGTGGTGATCACCGAAGTGACGATGCCGGAGGCGGTCTGCACGTCGATTTCCGACAGCACGTCGCCGAGAACGATCTCCTTGATCGAGCCTTTGAACTGGTTGCGCACGTTGATGGCTTTGATAGTCATGATATTTCTCCTGGGGTCGAAATAAGCTGCAAGTTGCGAGTTTCAAGCGGCAAGCAAAAGCACAGCGCTTTTACTTGCAGCTTGTAGCTTGCCGCTTGAAGCTGCTTCATTGCGCCCAACGCAATTGCGTAGGCAGGGGTGAAACGGGTTCCGGCTCTGGCGGCTCGCCAGGCAGGGACAAAACTCGGTTGAGCACTTCGGTTTCCAGCGCCGCCAGCCGGTGCGATCCGCGCACTCGCGGACGCGGCAATTCAACTTGCAGGTCGAGGCCGACTTCGCCGTCCTCGATCAGAATCACCCGGTCGGCAATCGCTACCGCCTCGCTGACGTCGTGGGTCACCAGCAATACGGTGAAGCCGTGCTGCTGCCACAAGCGCTCGATCAATTGCTGCATCTCGATCCGGGTCAGGGCGTCCAGCGCACCGAGCGGTTCGTCGAGCAGCAGCAGGCGCGGTTGGTGGATCAACGCCCGGGCCAGCGCAACACGCTGCTTCTGCCCGCCGGATAGGGCCGCCGGCCACTCGTTGGCGCGATCGGCCAGACCGACCGCCTCCAGCGCTGCCAGCGCCTGCGGGCGCCAGTTGCCTTTGAGGCCGAGGCCGACGTTGTCGATGATCTTTTTCCACGGCAGCAGCCGCGCTTCCTGAAACATCAGCC encodes:
- a CDS encoding glutamine synthetase family protein: MSVPPRAVQLNEANAFLKEHPEVLYVDLLIADMNGVVRGKRIERTSLHKVYEKGINLPASLFALDINGSTVESTGLGLDIGDADRICYPIPDTLCNEPWQKRPTAQLLMTMHELEGDPFFADPREVLRQVVAKFDEMGLTICAAFELEFYLIDQENVNGRPQPPRSPISGKRPHSTQVYLIDDLDEYVDCLQDILEGAKEQGIPADAIVKESAPAQFEVNLHHVADPIKACDYAVLLKRLIKNIAYDHEMDTTFMAKPYPGQAGNGLHVHISVLDKDGKNIFASEDPEQNAALRHAIGGVLETLPAQMAFLCPNVNSYRRFGAQFYVPNSPCWGLDNRTVAIRVPTGSADAVRIEHRVAGADANPYLLMASVLAGVHHGLVNKIEPGAPVEGNSYEQNEQSLPNNLRDALRELDDSEVMAKYIDPKYIDIFVACKESELEEFEHSISDLEYNWYLHTV
- a CDS encoding TetR/AcrR family transcriptional regulator, which codes for MTRPAPVRKPRARSQARIDSILDAARTLLAAEGVASLSIYSVAERAQIPPSSVYHFFASVPALLEALTADVHAAFRACLQAPIDHQALRDWRDLSRLIEQRMLEIYDEDAAARQLILAQHGLTEVTQADRQHDIELGDLMHKLFDHHFELPRLPEDVDVFALAMELGDRVYARSVQQHGQITPRMAEEGMRVFDAYIGLYLPPYLPKRNL
- a CDS encoding TOBE domain-containing protein, which gives rise to MTIKAINVRNQFKGSIKEIVLGDVLSEIDVQTASGIVTSVITTRSVKELELAVGSEVIAFVKSTEVSIAKL
- the ssuB gene encoding aliphatic sulfonates ABC transporter ATP-binding protein is translated as MTAQQPPRLLRGIPLVVRNLQKTFGARQVLRDIDLHIPAGQFVAVVGRSGCGKSTLLRLLAGLDQPTGGDLLAGAAPLSDARDDTRLMFQEARLLPWKKIIDNVGLGLKGNWRPQALAALEAVGLADRANEWPAALSGGQKQRVALARALIHQPRLLLLDEPLGALDALTRIEMQQLIERLWQQHGFTVLLVTHDVSEAVAIADRVILIEDGEVGLDLQVELPRPRVRGSHRLAALETEVLNRVLSLPGEPPEPEPVSPLPTQLRWAQ